A segment of the Candidatus Izimaplasma bacterium HR1 genome:
CAAATACTGCACTCATTGTGGTGAAATATTGGTAAGTATCGATGAAAAAATATAAAAATAACATAATTCTAGACTATATTCAGCTTGGACTTAGGAGTTTCAATGTTACAAACGTAATATGGCTCTTATACTTGCTCCTAAAAGGCTTTGATCCTCTTGAGATTGGGATCTTTGAAAGTGTATTCCATGTCTCAAGTTTGCTATTTGAGATACCTAGTGGTATGTTAGCAGACTTGATTGGTAGGAAACAATCGCGTATTATAGGTGTTTTACTGTATTTGGTATATGTCATTCTAATAGTTTATGGCAATAATGTAGTACTTATTGGTTTAGCATTTATTTTTTGTGGAGCTTCATATGCATTTGAATCTGGTAGTGGTGAGGCATTGATTTATGATTCATTGGTTATGACTAACGATCAAGACAAATTCATGAAAATTAACGGGAATAGGGAAATAATCTTTCAATTGAGTAGCACATTGGCCTTACTCATTGGTGGTTATCTTGCTCTAATGAGCTATAAACTAAACTTTTTAGTAGTGTTTATCGCCTTCACTGTGGCGTTAATCCCTGTTTTACTAATGAAGGAAACTAAACAAAATAGTGTGAAAAAGCATAGTAATTTCAATGATCTTGTGTACGAACACTTTGTACGAAGTACAAAAACTGTATTTAATGATAAAAATCTAACATTTTTGATAATTTTAGGAGCTTTACTTGCTGCTCCAGTAACTTCTATCTTTTTTTATTTTCAACTCTATCTATCAGAATCTCTAAATTATCCAGAATATCTAATTGGGATACTTTTAGCAGTTCATTCTTTGGCAGGTGCACTCGGTGGATACCTGGCATCACGATTAGAGAAGAAATTTCAAGAGAAATTATTATTGTATATCGTACCACTTTTATTAGTAGTTTCATTTTGGGCTATCCAAGTTGATTTAATCGTTTTTGTTCCATTTGTTCTTTTAGGATTCTTGGATTCATTGCTTTATATAGTTTTGTCTGATTACGTTAACAGAATAATACCATCTGAGCAAAGAGCTACAGTTTTAAGTTTTAGTAGTTTTGCATTTAGTATAGTTATGATCATAATTTTCCCTATATTAGGAGCTATTGCGAAATATTCATCTTATAAAATATCATTTTTGATATTGGCTGGTTTAGTTTCAGTACTATACGTTGCGTTACTATTAGTGTTGAGATCAAATAAATTTGTCGTTAAAAAGGGACAATAATAGTCTCTTTTTCTATATTCTTGGATGGTAAAAAGAAAGCAAATTTGTTATAATAATATATAAAGAATAGTACGTTTTCGTGTACTTTTCTTATAAAGAAGGTGTAGAGATGTATAAAATACTAGCGAAAAAAGAAATAAATAATCTAGTTGACCAAATGACTATAGAAGCACCATTGGTTGCTAAAAATTGTAAACCAGGGCATTTCATTATTCTGCGTGTTGACGAAGACGGAGAAAGAATACCTTTGACTGTTGTAAATCATGATGAAACAACAGTTGAAATTATATATCAAAAGCTTGGATATACGACTAGACTTCTTGGATCTATGGAAGTTGGAGATGCTATTTCTGATATAGTAGGACCTCTTGGAGAAGCTATCAAAATTAGAGGCTCTAAACGTATACTTGCTATAGCAGGAGGGGTAGGAGCCGCGCCTATTTATCCACAATTAAAAGCATATCATAATGAAGGGGTCAGTATTGATTTGGTGTTAGGTGCAAAGTCGAAAGAGTACTTAATTCTAACTGATAAATTTAGAGATATTTGTGATAATGTTTACCTTTGCACTGATGATGGTTCTGTTGGTGAGAAAGGTTTTGTGACTGAGATTGCCTCAGAACTCTTGACTCATGAGACTTATGACCATTCAATTGCAATTGGACCTTTAATTATGATGAAGTACGTTGTCCAATTGAATAAAAAGCACAATCTTAAGACCGATGTTTCTCTTAATCCTATAATGAT
Coding sequences within it:
- the ydhC gene encoding Inner membrane transport protein YdhC, producing MKKYKNNIILDYIQLGLRSFNVTNVIWLLYLLLKGFDPLEIGIFESVFHVSSLLFEIPSGMLADLIGRKQSRIIGVLLYLVYVILIVYGNNVVLIGLAFIFCGASYAFESGSGEALIYDSLVMTNDQDKFMKINGNREIIFQLSSTLALLIGGYLALMSYKLNFLVVFIAFTVALIPVLLMKETKQNSVKKHSNFNDLVYEHFVRSTKTVFNDKNLTFLIILGALLAAPVTSIFFYFQLYLSESLNYPEYLIGILLAVHSLAGALGGYLASRLEKKFQEKLLLYIVPLLLVVSFWAIQVDLIVFVPFVLLGFLDSLLYIVLSDYVNRIIPSEQRATVLSFSSFAFSIVMIIIFPILGAIAKYSSYKISFLILAGLVSVLYVALLLVLRSNKFVVKKGQ
- the pyrK_1 gene encoding Dihydroorotate dehydrogenase B (NAD(+)), electron transfer subunit, encoding MYKILAKKEINNLVDQMTIEAPLVAKNCKPGHFIILRVDEDGERIPLTVVNHDETTVEIIYQKLGYTTRLLGSMEVGDAISDIVGPLGEAIKIRGSKRILAIAGGVGAAPIYPQLKAYHNEGVSIDLVLGAKSKEYLILTDKFRDICDNVYLCTDDGSVGEKGFVTEIASELLTHETYDHSIAIGPLIMMKYVVQLNKKHNLKTDVSLNPIMIDGTGMCGNCRVSIGGKTFFACVDGPDFPGEEVDFDELLARQNYYHDEEHICNLEMKLK